One genomic window of Candidatus Methylomirabilota bacterium includes the following:
- a CDS encoding xanthine dehydrogenase family protein molybdopterin-binding subunit codes for MGEFGIGQSVKRFEDARLLTGRGRYQGDVNLPGQAHMVVLRSPHPHARIRGIDARAALAAPGIVAVLTGADLAKDKLGTMRMTLKRKRPDGSPMFTSPHLGLSPERVRYIGDPVALVIAETLAQAKDAAELVDVNYEPLPAVTGTADAVKPGAPPVWDECPDNISSVYEAGNKAAADAAMAGAVRIVRRRFDITRVHAQYMEPRGALGVWDPGEERYTLYADVQYPHRVRTALASNILRVPEHSIRVVAGDVGGGFGTKGWQYPEHRLVLWAARKLGRPVKWACERSEAILADEHARDNVTEAELGLDAEGRFLGLRVRTLANVGAYVSSDRNLLATFSNVATLVGVYTFPAAHVHVSCVFSNTNSTAPYRGAGRPEATYVIERLIDEAARELGVDRVELRRRNIIPASAMPYKTALGMTYDCGEFDKSMEEALAAADVAGFEARRAEARRRGKLRGLAVVNAIERAASPQPEFAEVRFSPSGTATIFMGTKNQGQGHETTFKQILHERLGIAPEDVRYIDGDTDRVAFGMGSMGSRSTVIGGTALTMAADKVIAKGRRIAAKLLEAAETDITFADGRFAVKGTDKALALKDVARAAFTPSSLPPGIEPGLYETGTFSPPADTWPNGCHVCEVEIDEEIGAAALVSYTIVDDVGTVINPLTLKGQIHGGVAQGVGQALMEQVVYDRESGQLLTASFMEYGMPRADDFPDMHIESHPVPTKLNPLGAKGAGEAGTVGALPAVMNAVLDALAPLGVRALDMPATSERVWSAMQAARAGR; via the coding sequence ATGGGCGAATTCGGGATCGGCCAGTCCGTCAAGCGCTTCGAGGACGCGCGCCTCCTGACCGGCCGCGGCCGCTATCAGGGCGACGTCAACCTCCCCGGCCAGGCCCACATGGTGGTGCTGCGCTCACCGCACCCGCACGCGCGGATCCGCGGCATCGACGCCCGCGCGGCCCTCGCCGCGCCCGGCATCGTCGCCGTCCTCACCGGCGCCGATCTCGCCAAGGACAAGCTGGGCACCATGCGCATGACGCTCAAGCGCAAGCGCCCCGACGGCTCGCCCATGTTCACCTCGCCGCATCTCGGGCTCTCCCCGGAGCGCGTGCGCTACATCGGCGATCCGGTTGCCCTCGTCATCGCCGAGACCCTCGCTCAGGCGAAGGACGCCGCCGAGCTGGTAGACGTGAACTACGAGCCCTTGCCCGCGGTGACGGGGACCGCCGATGCGGTGAAGCCCGGGGCGCCGCCGGTGTGGGACGAGTGCCCGGACAACATCTCGAGCGTGTACGAGGCCGGCAACAAGGCCGCGGCGGACGCCGCGATGGCAGGCGCAGTCCGTATCGTCCGCCGCCGCTTCGACATCACGCGGGTGCACGCCCAATACATGGAGCCGCGCGGCGCACTGGGCGTCTGGGACCCGGGCGAGGAGCGCTACACGCTCTACGCCGACGTGCAGTACCCCCACCGCGTGCGTACCGCGCTGGCCAGCAACATCCTCAGGGTCCCCGAGCACAGTATCCGCGTCGTCGCCGGGGACGTGGGCGGCGGCTTCGGCACCAAGGGCTGGCAGTATCCCGAGCACCGTCTCGTGCTGTGGGCCGCGCGCAAGCTCGGCCGGCCGGTGAAGTGGGCGTGCGAGCGCAGTGAGGCCATCCTGGCCGACGAGCACGCGCGCGATAACGTCACCGAGGCCGAGCTCGGACTCGACGCCGAGGGCCGCTTTCTCGGCCTGCGTGTGCGCACGCTCGCCAACGTGGGCGCCTACGTGTCCTCCGACCGGAACCTCCTCGCCACGTTCAGCAACGTGGCCACGCTGGTGGGCGTCTACACCTTCCCCGCTGCCCACGTGCACGTGTCGTGCGTGTTCTCGAACACCAACTCCACCGCGCCCTATCGCGGTGCGGGACGCCCCGAGGCGACCTACGTCATCGAGCGGCTGATCGATGAGGCGGCGCGCGAGCTGGGCGTGGACCGCGTGGAGCTGCGGCGGAGGAACATCATTCCCGCCTCCGCCATGCCGTACAAGACAGCGCTGGGCATGACCTACGACTGCGGCGAGTTCGACAAGAGCATGGAAGAGGCGCTGGCGGCGGCCGACGTGGCCGGCTTCGAGGCGCGGCGCGCCGAGGCGCGGCGCCGGGGGAAGCTCCGCGGGCTCGCGGTCGTCAATGCCATCGAGCGCGCGGCATCCCCCCAGCCAGAGTTCGCCGAGGTGCGCTTCAGCCCCAGCGGCACCGCCACCATCTTCATGGGGACCAAGAATCAGGGGCAGGGCCACGAGACCACGTTCAAGCAGATCCTCCACGAGCGCCTGGGTATCGCGCCGGAAGACGTGCGCTACATCGACGGCGACACCGACCGCGTGGCCTTCGGCATGGGCAGCATGGGCTCGCGCTCCACGGTGATCGGGGGCACCGCGCTCACCATGGCCGCCGACAAGGTGATCGCCAAGGGGCGGCGCATCGCGGCCAAGCTGCTGGAGGCCGCGGAGACCGACATCACGTTTGCGGATGGGCGCTTCGCGGTGAAGGGGACGGACAAGGCGCTCGCCCTGAAGGACGTGGCGCGCGCCGCGTTCACGCCGTCGTCGCTGCCGCCCGGCATCGAACCCGGCCTCTACGAGACGGGGACCTTCTCGCCGCCCGCCGACACCTGGCCCAACGGCTGCCACGTGTGCGAGGTCGAGATCGACGAGGAGATCGGCGCGGCGGCGCTGGTGAGCTACACTATCGTCGACGACGTGGGTACGGTGATCAATCCGCTCACGCTGAAGGGGCAGATCCACGGCGGCGTGGCCCAGGGCGTGGGGCAGGCGCTGATGGAGCAGGTCGTCTACGACCGCGAGTCGGGGCAGCTTCTCACCGCGTCGTTCATGGAATACGGCATGCCGCGCGCCGACGACTTCCCCGACATGCACATCGAAAGTCACCCCGTCCCGACCAAGCTGAATCCCCTCGGGGCCAAGGGCGCGGGTGAGGCGGGGACGGTCGGCGCGCTGCCCGCGGTGATGAACGCGGTGCTCGATGCCCTCGCGCCCCTGGGCGTGCGCGCGCTCGATATGCCGGCGACGAGCGAGCGGGTGTGGAGCGCGATGCAGGCCGCCCGCGCGGGGCGGTGA
- a CDS encoding LLM class flavin-dependent oxidoreductase — MSSSHVEIGVLLPTRDAVMAGRHETGPMLALAERIEAAGYDSIWAGDSILARPRFEPLTLLAAVAARTRRARLGTAVLLPALRHPLVLAHLVATVDRVAEGRLLLGVGIAPDSPAVRKEFEACGMPFAQRVGRLEESLAICRALWTDADGRGVTYAGRYWQLTGARLLPTPHRPGGPPIWMGGEVEAATRRAGRLAQAWLPNSVTPEAWAEGWARVQAAAKAEHGRADHLVPALYTTLHIGRDTKSAEAELRSFVESYYAAPYETIARIQGFHAGDAASCLERLQRFVAAGARHIVIRFGGGDQAEQLERATRELLPRLKG, encoded by the coding sequence GTGAGCTCGTCGCACGTGGAGATCGGCGTTCTTCTGCCCACGCGGGACGCCGTGATGGCGGGACGCCACGAAACGGGTCCGATGCTCGCGCTGGCCGAGCGCATCGAGGCCGCGGGCTATGACTCGATCTGGGCGGGCGACTCGATCCTGGCGCGCCCGCGCTTCGAGCCGCTCACGCTCCTCGCCGCAGTGGCCGCGCGCACGCGCCGCGCGCGGCTCGGCACCGCGGTGCTGCTCCCCGCGCTCCGCCATCCGCTCGTGCTCGCGCATCTCGTGGCCACGGTGGACCGCGTCGCGGAAGGCCGGCTGCTCCTCGGCGTGGGGATCGCGCCGGACTCGCCCGCGGTGCGGAAGGAGTTCGAGGCGTGCGGCATGCCCTTCGCGCAGCGCGTGGGCCGCCTCGAGGAATCGCTCGCGATCTGTCGCGCGCTGTGGACGGACGCCGACGGCCGCGGCGTGACCTACGCCGGCCGGTACTGGCAGCTCACCGGCGCGCGCCTGCTCCCAACCCCGCATCGCCCAGGCGGACCGCCGATCTGGATGGGCGGCGAGGTGGAGGCGGCCACGCGCCGCGCCGGGCGCCTCGCCCAGGCGTGGCTGCCGAACAGCGTCACCCCCGAGGCGTGGGCAGAGGGCTGGGCGCGTGTGCAGGCGGCCGCGAAGGCCGAGCACGGGCGCGCCGATCATCTCGTCCCCGCGCTCTACACCACGCTCCACATCGGGCGCGACACGAAGAGCGCAGAGGCGGAGCTCCGGAGCTTCGTGGAATCCTACTACGCCGCGCCCTACGAGACCATCGCGCGCATCCAGGGCTTTCACGCGGGCGACGCGGCCTCGTGCCTGGAGCGGCTCCAACGCTTCGTGGCGGCGGGCGCGCGGCACATCGTGATCCGCTTCGGCGGCGGCGATCAGGCGGAACAGCTCGAGAGGGCTACCCGCGAGCTGCTGCCGCGCCTCAAGGGCTGA